One genomic segment of Naumovozyma castellii chromosome 7, complete genome includes these proteins:
- the VIK1 gene encoding Vik1p (ancestral locus Anc_6.289), protein MSPVSKSGKQKAASLHDITNKEVQSTKRKKLTQDEINKPILASYKKLAMEKRVQRDLVQKIKVNHQKNLEYNWKILRLQTRTLPDLQYEISKREVILRKVVRDTELLVLAIEQKEKEISQCDAKETTVLDSLKEQFKKQIQDQLHDFDTDLANQKAKWESEILELENMKPKDEVLKEIKDLETQLTSLQEKLTQLETQNNKKALGHDTELKKRFSEFKLEVEDSKIDIEEKQNTLLRKKEELAIRTRDLETLVRTYDTHIENLEKDVAIVNNQLTELDEITLPKRNALSRSTEELSHETEKTTIFQQEAYLQERKYNENFDKMEFECIRRKKLENSIDELKGFIRCFATISEEGIPSNIHVKYTSNCICNDDNGREYPFTRLIPSIDIQEKKFLFQEYRIYQDMCLKNFENHNLISVSNKQWHELRESLIKFIISNYKADYEMTFQFVFLSDDAISQDYLHSDPSQLKEGINLKFENNSIKIDSTTKTISSDFLSDTELLENIIPIDAPGVNILKVKFVKRLQKELSTEFYFLQINDLATVSALEEVFNGKDMAAGKQVSVILRYLLTYTKSCFLFNIDTQDNLDPILEVALNVGSLRNPLKPKSKSN, encoded by the coding sequence atgaGCCCAGTCTCGAAATCTGGAAAGCAAAAGGCCGCTTCTTTACATGACATTACCAATAAGGAAGTTCAATCcacaaagagaaaaaaattaactCAGGATGAAATCAATAAGCCCATATTAGCCAGTTATAAGAAATTAGCCATGGAAAAACGAGTTCAAAGAGATTTGGTGCAAAAGATTAAGGTGAATCATCAAAAAAATCTGGAGTATAATTGGAAGATACTGAGATTGCAAACGAGAACTCTGCCCGATTTACAATACGAGATTTCCAAGAGAGAGGTTATTTTAAGGAAAGTTGTGAGAGATACAGAACTGTTAGTTTTAGCAATAgaacaaaaagaaaaggagaTTTCCCAATGTGATGCGAAAGAAACTACCGTTCTGGATTCATTAAAAgaacaattcaaaaaacAGATCCAAGACCAATTGCATGACTTCGATACCGATCTGGCAAATCAGAAAGCTAAATGGGAAAGTGAAATActggaattggaaaacatGAAACCAAAGGACGAGGttttaaaagaaataaaagatttggaaacaCAATTAACTAGCttacaagaaaaattaactCAATTGGAAACTcagaacaacaagaagGCTCTCGGTCATGATACTGAACTTAAGAAACGATTTTCCgaatttaaattggaaGTTGAAGATTCtaaaattgatattgaagaaaaacaaaatacaCTGttgagaaagaaagaagagtTGGCAATTAGGACAAGGGACCTAGAGACTTTGGTAAGAACATATGATACCCATATAGAAAACTTAGAAAAGGATGTTGCTATTGTGAACAACCAACTAACTGAGCTCGACGAAATAACATTACCGAAAAGGAACGCACTCTCACGTTCAACAGAAGAACTATCGCATGAAACCGaaaaaacaacaatctTCCAACAAGAAGCATATTTGCAAGAAcgaaaatataatgaaaattttgataagatggaatttgaatgtattagaagaaaaaaattagaaaactccattgatgaattgaaaggCTTCATACGTTGTTTTGCCACTATTTCTGAAGAAGGTATTCCTAGTAATATACACGTGAAGTATACTTCTAATTGTATTTGTAATGATGACAATGGGAGGGAGTACCCATTTACAAGATTAATCCCCTCCATAGACATACAGgagaaaaaatttcttttccagGAATACAGAATATATCAAGATATGTGTctaaagaattttgaaaatcaCAATCTAATATCAGTATCCAACAAGCAATGGCATGAATTACGGGAATCCTTgattaaattcattatttcaaattacaaAGCAGATTACGAAATGACATTccaatttgtttttttatCAGATGATGCAATATCTCAAGACTACTTGCATTCTGACCCTTCTCAACTTAAAGAGGGCATTAACctaaaatttgaaaataattctaTTAAAATTGACTCAACTACTAAAACAATATCGAGTGATTTTCTTTCGGATACGGAGCTTTTAGAAAACATAATTCCAATAGATGCACCCGGTGTAAATATCTTAAAGGTTAAATTCGTTAAGCGTTTGCAGAAGGAACTATCTACTGAAttctattttcttcaaataaacgATTTAGCAACAGTAAGTGCATTAGAGGAAGTATTCAATGGAAAGGACATGGCAGCTGGGAAACAAGTGAGCGTAATTCTGCGATATTTGTTAACTTATACAAAATCATGCTTTCTTTTTAATATAGATACACAGGATAACCTTGATCCTATCCTAGAAGTAGCACTTAATGTCGGCAGTTTGAGGAATCCACTGAAACCCAAATCAAAATCTAACTAA
- the ATG41 gene encoding Atg41p has translation MSYPYQSLKNYTNAQEDEQEEVFPLSFANPSILSNSMESRKSDNDIFFSFEDNLLLNSPLLLSPTLNSKREEQQTVEIPTGEDDDFIFSLDNEINSTDLSEQAPRLFSDNGKNSLRTNLDEFTNIAQQNYRIWLSSV, from the coding sequence ATGTCATACCCATACCAATCGTTAAAGAATTATACAAACGCACAAGAAGACGAGCAAGAGGAAGTCTTCCCTCTATCATTCGCAAACCCTTCCATACTGTCTAATAGCATGGAAAGTAGGAAAAGCGATAATGACATTTTTTTCTCCTTTGAAGACAATCTACTGCTAAATTCGCCGCTACTCCTGTCTCCAACCCTAAATTCGAAAAGGgaagaacaacaaacaGTCGAAATACCAACGGGTGAAGACGACGACTTTATCTTCTCGCtagataatgaaattaattcaacGGATCTTTCGGAACAAGCACCAAGACTATTCAGCGATAATGggaaaaattcattgagAACAAATCTGGATGAGTTTACTAATATTGCTCAGCAAAATTATAGAATTTGGTTGTCTTCTGTATGA
- the CLN2 gene encoding cyclin CLN2 (ancestral locus Anc_6.293) produces the protein MSSTESGMGLIVTAQQTYYPINLSNAELLSHYETLQEYHEDVSAHALQQSNKYKPTPKLIDQQPEMPPQETRTQIVTFLYELSVMTRVTHGIFSQAVRLYDRYCSKRVVLKDQSKLVIATCLWLTAKTWGGCNHIINNVVIPTGGRFFGPNPRARIPRLSELVHYCNGINEGFDESMFCQMEMHILDTLNWEITEPLINDYVLNVDENCLMQYELYQRQVDQEKQQEWKRQSQTSQESDATVDDNSSANTDNEDLTTKIQIINLKKFLVDLASWQYDLLNFETYEVALGICSIINKFTNQEQSSFLITPMTQPTNQIQLLNIFITAVINAPSSLIQIYKEQAGITTFVAKVKSYHLELQKKLQLASDIELQRKLTLQSCYSQQEIPTTTQYSNTSSPVYPSQNYTPMRNVSAQSESSVFSTAMEHSSPMTPTMYYFNKINNSNTNGSSISINSLPNPTGRQSYDPNDKENQIPNDMTMPPRVKFINTGVSHSPLTNMFINSDESNSRLSLNSMPVETNAHI, from the coding sequence atgtcttCTACTGAATCAGGTATGGGGCTCATAGTCACTGCACAACAGACATACTACCCAATAAATTTGTCTAATGCAGAACTGCTGTCACATTACGAAACACTCCAAGAGTACCACGAAGACGTCTCTGCTCATGCATTACAACAATCCAATAAATACAAACCAACCCCCAAACTGATAGACCAACAACCAGAGATGCCACCGCAGGAGACAAGAACTCAAATCGTCACTTTCCTTTACGAATTATCAGTCATGACCAGAGTAACGCACGGTATCTTCTCTCAAGCGGTAAGATTGTACGACCGTTATTGTTCCAAGAGAGTTGTCCTAAAAGACCAATCCAAATTGGTTATCGCTACTTGTCTATGGCTGACTGCAAAGACTTGGGGTGGTTGTAACCATATTATAAATAACGTAGTCATCCCCACCGGAGGGAGGTTCTTTGGTCCAAACCCAAGAGCAAGAATTCCAAGATTATCAGAATTGGTACATTATTGTAATGGCATCAATGAAGGTTTTGACGAATCCATGTTTTGTCAAATGGAAATGCATATCTTGGATACTTTAAACTGGGAGATAACAGAAccattaataaatgattATGTATTGAACGTGGATGAGAACTGTTTGATGCAATATGAGTTATATCAAAGACAAGTGGACCAAGAGAAACAACAAGAGTGGAAAAGACAGTCTCAAACTTCCCAGGAGAGTGATGCTACTGTCGATGATAATTCTTCTGCTAATACTGACAACGAGGATCTAACAACGaagatccaaataattaatttgaagaaattcttAGTTGACTTGGCCTCTTGGCAATATGATTTactaaattttgaaacttaTGAAGTGGCATTGGGAATTTGCTCcattataaataaattcacTAACCAGGAACAAAGCTCATTCCTAATAACACCCATGACACAACCTACAAACCAAATCCAACTACTAAATATCTTTATCACTGCGGTAATTAATGCTCCATCATCattgattcaaatttataaagAACAAGCTGGGATAACCACATTCGTCGCCAAAGTAAAATCCTATCATCTGgaattacaaaagaaattacaaTTGGCTTCAGACATCGAATTACAAAGGAAACTAACCCTTCAATCATGTTATTCACAACAGGAAATCCCCACTACAAcacaatattcaaatacaTCATCTCCCGTATATCCATCACAAAATTATACTCCGATGAGAAATGTAAGTGCACAATCGGAAAGTAGCGTGTTTAGTACCGCTATGGAACATTCCTCCCCCATGACACCAACCATGtattatttcaataagATAAATAACAGTAATACTAATGGAAGTTCCATAAGCATTAACAGTTTACCAAACCCCACAGGAAGACAATCCTACGACCCTAATGATAAGGAAAACCAAATACCGAACGACATGACAATGCCCCCTAGagtcaaattcattaacaCGGGGGTCTCACATTCTCCATTGACCAATATGTTCATTAACAGTGATGAGTCCAACAGCAGACTATCATTGAACTCAATGCCCGTGGAGACTAATGCCCATatttaa
- the NCAS0G01060 gene encoding uncharacterized protein (ancestral locus Anc_6.286), whose translation MDNFKKQLIDSTAEEKRLQENKKHEKYWYRWGPYLSERAWATVREDYSQSGDAWNHFPFEHANARLFRWGEDGLFGVSDNRQLVCMNLALWNGKDERLKERLFGLTGHQGNHGEDVKELYYYLDNTPTHSYMKALYKYPFAKPFPYEELVSENSRRGYNDKEFEIYDIDGLFAKTNGSGEVIDTPYFDVFFEMAKDEKNPDELNFRITVYNRSKLETGELYVMPQIFFRNIWDFNPTCHKPHLERATDLENLINVTTEKFGTNQIIFQPSPDPTTSALTSDSKKDDIDPYLLFTENEPNLKKLFGNDQKNPAPYCKDAFEEFIVHKNMENTVNDKNKGTKACAVYHFKEIPPGQYVTVRYKFTNDSRNTIARSGNLSVFDEDQFDTVFDNRKEEADNFYWRINPTTSDGELQNIQRQAFASLLWSKQFYNLTFDEWYKGDPAILPTPPPDRANGRNKNWKHLYIEDILSMPDKWEYPFFASWDTAFHCIPLAMIDPEFAKKQLDLLTREWYMHPNGQIPAYEWNFNDVNPPVHAWSVYRVFKIEQTMYNREDRKFLERVFQKLLLNFTWWVNRKDEQGKNIFEGGFLGLDNIGIFNRSEPLPTGGTLEQADSTGWMAFFSLQMLNIALELAKTNSSYEDIASKFFEHFILISDTMSFEYSVDSAHGFTKVIKQNLWNEQDKFYYDAISWGGPYKQQLPVRSLVGLIPLYASMTLDSSLVKRFPNFKKRVDWFINNKPEIFGRNVAALSTEYVGDRVLLSLVTKERLSSILSRMLNENEFLSPHGIRSLSKYHAQHPFEMNVNGQNFCVKYLPGESDSGMFGGNSNWRGPIWFSTSFLIIEALQRFYLYYGSEFQVECPVGSGNFLNLAEVGEELAKRMISLFVPDKSNNDERAIYFGEHAKFLSTDSHFKDYITFYEYFDGDTGRGLGASHQCGWTALVAKWINDVAECKKTKALTSTSNEKIEADGIPKLKSQSLRKSSKSLVNVTATRLEVREDKNIEVTTYVGASESHISETEVIKKLKDKLKALSVVETKDEDLTCKHDSELSCHI comes from the coding sequence ATGgacaatttcaagaaacaattaataGATTCCACCGCTGAAGAGAAAAGATTACAGGAAAACAAGAAGCatgaaaaatattggtaTCGTTGGGGTCCTTATTTGAGTGAAAGAGCTTGGGCCACCGTTCGTGAAGATTATTCCCAATCGGGTGATGCTTGGAACCATTTCCCTTTTGAACATGCAAATGCACGTTTGTTTAGATGGGGGGAGGATGGTTTATTTGGTGTGTCAGATAATAGGCAATTGGTTTGTATGAATTTAGCTCTTTGGAATGGTAAAGATGAAAGGTTGAAGGAAAGATTATTTGGTTTAACTGGTCATCAGGGAAATCATGGAGAGGATGTTAAGgaattgtattattatttggataataCTCCAACTCATTCTTATATGAAAGCTTTGTATAAGTACCCTTTCGCGAAGCCATTCCCTTACGAAGAATTGGTCAGTGAAAACTCCAGGCGAGGTtataatgataaagaatTCGAAATATATGATATTGATGGGTTATTTGCCAAAACCAATGGTAGTGGTGAAGTTATTGATACGCCCTATTTTGAtgtcttctttgaaatggcaaaggatgaaaaaaatccagatgaattgaattttaGAATCACAGTTTATAATAGATCTAAATTAGAAACCGGTGAATTGTATGTCATGCCCCAGATATTTTTCAGAAATATATGGGATTTTAACCCAACATGTCATAAACCCCATTTGGAAAGAGCTACcgatttagaaaatttaattaatgtTACTACTGAAAAATTCGGAACTaatcaaattattttccaacCATCACCAGATCCAACAACGTCAGCATTGACTTCTGATTCCAAAAAGGATGATATTGATCCTTACTTATTATTTACTGAGAATGAaccaaatttgaagaaattatttggaaacGATCAGAAGAATCCAGCTCCCTACTGTAAAGATgcttttgaagaattcatcGTTCACAAGAATATGGAAAATACAGTTAATGATAAAAACAAAGGTACCAAAGCATGTGCTGTATACCATTTTAAGGAGATTCCACCGGGGCAATACGTTACCGTTAGATACAAATTCACCAACGATTCAAGAAATACAATTGCTCGTTCAGGAAACCTTTCTGTGTTTGATGAAGACCAATTTGACACAGTCTTTGACAATCGTAAAGAGGAAGCCGATAATTTTTATTGGAGAATCAATCCAACCACTAGCGATGGagaattacaaaatattcaaagacAAGCGTTTGCAAGTTTACTATGGTCCAaacaattttataatttgaCTTTTGATGAATGGTATAAGGGAGATCCAGCTATATTACCTACACCTCCTCCAGATAGGGCCAATggaagaaataaaaattggaaacacCTTTacattgaagatattcTGTCCATGCCAGATAAATGGGAATACCCATTTTTTGCCTCTTGGGACACAGCATTCCATTGTATTCCCCTGGCCATGATTGATCCAGAGTTTGCCAAAAAGCAGTTGGATTTACTAACAAGAGAATGGTATATGCATCCTAATGGTCAAATCCCGGCTTATGAGTGGAACTTTAATGATGTCAATCCTCCAGTACATGCGTGGTCCGTATATCGTGTGTTTAAGATTGAGCAAACAATGTATAATCGAGAAGATCGTAAATTCTTAGAAAGAGTCTTccagaaattattattaaatttcaCCTGGTGGGTTAATCGTAAAGATGAGCAAGGGAAGAATATATTCGAAGGTGGATTTTTAGGGTTGGACAACATTGGAATCTTTAACAGATCTGAGCCTTTGCCCACTGGTGGGACTTTAGAACAAGCCGATTCAACTGGTTGGATGgcattcttttctttacaAATGTTGAATATTGCCTTAGAGTTGGCAAAGACTAACTCATCCTATGAAGATATTGCAtccaaattttttgaaCATTTCATCTTAATCAGTGACACAATGTCGTTTGAATATTCTGTGGATTCCGCACATGGGTTTACCAAAGTTATTAAACAAAACCTATGGAATGAACAGGATAAATTTTATTACGATGCTATCTCTTGGGGTGGACCTTACAAACAACAACTACCTGTGAGGTCATTAGTAGGTTTGATTCCATTGTATGCATCAATGACTTTGGATTCAAGTTTGGTGAAGCGTTTCccaaatttcaagaaaagagTCGATTGGTTTATCAATAACAAACCAGAAATATTTGGTAGAAACGTTGCTGCACTATCCACTGAGTATGTTGGTGATAgagtattattatcattggTGACCAAGGAACGATTATCATCCATCCTGTCTAGGAtgttaaatgaaaatgagtTCTTGTCTCCTCATGGTATTAGGTCCCTTTCTAAATATCATGCTCAGCATCCATTTGAAATGAATGTTAATGGACAAAATTTTTGCGTTAAGTATTTGCCAGGTGAATCAGATTCAGGAATGTTTGGTGGTAATTCCAATTGGAGAGGTCCTATTTGGTTTTCAACAAGTTTTTTGATTATTGAGGCATTGCAAAGATTCTACTTGTATTATGGATCGGAATTTCAAGTGGAATGTCCTGTGGGTTCCGgcaattttttaaatttggcTGAGGTTGGTGAAGAATTAGCTAAACGTATGATTAGTTTGTTTGTCCCAgacaaatcaaataatgatgagCGTGCCATTTATTTTGGTGAGCATGCGAAATTTCTCTCTACTGATTCTCATTTTAAAGATTATATTACATTTTACGAATACTTTGATGGTGATACAGGTAGAGGTCTTGGTGCATCTCATCAATGTGGTTGGACTGCTCTGGTGGCAAAATGGATTAATGATGTTGCTGAATGCAAGAAAACTAAAGCATTGACGTCGACTAgcaatgaaaaaattgaagcaGATGGTATTCCCAAATTGAAATCCCAATCCTTACGTAAAAGCAGTAAATCTTTAGTAAATGTTACTGCTACAAGATTAGAAGTTAGAGAAGACAAGAATATCGAAGTGACAACCTACGTCGGCGCCAGTGAATCTCATATATCGGAGACCGAAGtcataaagaaattaaaggacAAACTGAAAGCACTTTCGGTTGTTGAAACAaaggatgaagatttgaCTTGTAAGCATGATTCCGAGTTATCTTGTCACATTTAA
- the BBP1 gene encoding Bbp1p (ancestral locus Anc_6.291) has protein sequence MNNRNKDYGSSPDSNGNSSGIFKWTADALFGTKKHASQDDTNNNLNYDNNNAGSTKLHSRPSSWDGSLRDMGLSSSFYKKYDLLSPEKPKTRHTVDDEILLSPIHLKQSFPTYVNDKDPTDTFYRKNRGRANRRSDGLPSFKSPTKDDTLLSRLFKKNAKIGNENDARIPGKFPTPTPSKVISSSKENETENANQSIRNDEYVEEYQELLDEICKNTGALHMLDKELRDKDEHYELQQQSFKSKYENLRVDLIYQLRQTKKVSDKYFELLSKYQNLRKLAYNLETSSDAEVEDLQLTVTNLRQQLQMAQQDRSDALFRYERIDSALRNSELQRKKDKIAYETRIEELERELFARDNNISNSRYPSYKDTTRSTSPYPYMNHRGGRFSLTSDELSSTDTNELKYQI, from the coding sequence ATGAACAACAGGAACAAGGATTACGGCAGTAGCCCGGATAGCAATGGGAACAGTTCCGGAATCTTTAAATGGACCGCAGATGCCCTCTTTGGTACGAAAAAACATGCATCTCAGGATGATACCAACAATAATCTCAATTatgataataacaatgCAGGTTCCACTAAACTACATTCTAGACCTAGCTCTTGGGATGGCTCGCTTCGGGATATGGGACTTAGTTCATCATTTTATAAGAAATATGATCTATTGTCTCCGGAGAAACCAAAGACAAGGCATACTGTTGATGATGAGATTTTGTTGAGTCCCATACATTTAAAGCAATCTTTCCCCACATACGTTAATGATAAAGATCCAACTGATACTTTTTATCGCAAAAATAGAGGGAGAGCAAATAGAAGGAGTGATGGTTTACCCAGTTTTAAATCGCCAACTAAGGACGATACGTTATTATCAAGactatttaaaaaaaacgCAAAAATAGGGAATGAGAATGATGCTCGAATTCCTGGAAAGTTCCCAACACCAACACCGTCTAAAGtaatatcatcttctaaagaaaatgaaactgAAAATGCAAATCAAAGTATAAGGAATGATGAATATGTGGAAGAATACCAAgaattattggatgaaaTTTGTAAAAATACAGGCGCTCTACATATGTTAGATAAGGAGTTGAGAGATAAAGATGAACATTATGAATTGCAACAACaatcattcaaatccaaatatGAAAACTTAAGAGTAGATCTCATATACCAATTAAGACAAACTAAAAAAGTTTcagataaatattttgaactgttatccaaatatcaaaatttaagaaaattggcatataatttggaaacatCAAGTGACGCAGAGGTAGAAGATTTACAATTGACAGTAACAAATCTACGACAACAATTGCAGATGGCACAACAGGATAGAAGTGATGCTTTGTTTAGGTATGAAAGGATCGATTCAGCACTCCGAAATTCTGAATTGCAACGTAAGAAGGACAAAATAGCGTACGAAACACGAATTGAAGAACTAGAGCGTGAATTATTTGCCAGAGATAATAATATCTCCAATTCTAGATACCCCAGTTATAAAGACACAACGCGATCTACCTCACCATACCCTTACATGAATCACAGGGGAGGAAGGTTTAGTTTAACCTCGGATGAACTGTCATCCACGGACACTAATGAActaaaatatcaaatatga
- the RPL36B gene encoding 60S ribosomal protein eL36 (ancestral locus Anc_6.283) — MAVKTGIAVGLNKGKKVTSMTPAPKISYKKGVSSNRTKFVRSLVKEIAGLAPYERRLIDLIRNSGEKRARKVAKKRLGSFKRAKAKVEEMNNVISASRRH, encoded by the exons ATGGCTGTCAAGACTG GTATCGCTGTTGGTTTAAACAAGGGTAAGAAGGTTACTTCTATGACCCCAGCTCCAAAGATTTCTTACAAGAAGGGTGTTTCTTCTAACAGAACCAAGTTTGTTAGATCTCTAGTTAAGGAAATTGCTGGTTTGGCTCCATACGAAAGaagattgattgatttgATCAGAAACTCTGGTGAAAAGAGAGCTAGAAAGGTCGCCAAGAAGAGATTAGGTTCTTTCAAGAGAGCTAAGGCTAAGGTTGAAGAAATGAACAACGTTATTTCTGCTTCTCGTCGTCATTAG
- the HFI1 gene encoding Hfi1p (ancestral locus Anc_6.290), which translates to MSMVQHQTKPATPNFLNVHSPSSRNVTHVSNVTSPSYQENNDHTTSDYNSTIPVLNRRVDLSSMIESFTSYLGRDNWTKYARILSLFILGKLSRKEMTNELDIIFNIPHSNRASLIRLHNQLLLGILTNSLKDSPLSKKGSTWGFQNDSSGINSSSSKLRRVNKHNSQIELYKKIVMSLPITDRNRLKAITREAGKKGFVYCSVLQTRLKNIPKIPIVTNPDTLKRVKTNNLKTPLEWSQDIMNGFNTPLATDNYSLPDADSLYLRMVSIAREHGLVGNVDARGIELLSMALDHYLKNIIEFTIDTVRYRRKKYSEYYDLNDAGIYRPVAQAAPDSVIEEIDNMPNALISLTGEDLYNTISIFPNLVKPTSGAYHDITTLGLINDDDLVINKSGIDDLSEFLNEKPLFTPLDEKNIGTRDELNWLIKDILTKE; encoded by the coding sequence ATGTCAATGGTACAACATCAAACGAAACCGGCCACCCCAAATTTTCTAAACGTACATTCTCCCTCGTCGCGGAATGTAACTCACGTTTCCAACGTAACCTCACCATCatatcaagaaaataatgatcaTACAACAAGTGATTATAATTCTACCATTCCCGTGTTGAACAGAAGAGTGGACTTAAGTTCCATGATTGAAAGCTTTACGTCATACTTAGGAAGAGACAATTGGACTAAATATGCCCGAATATTGAGCTTATTTATTTTAGGGAAGCTCTCGAGGAAGGAAATGACAAATGAATTGGACATCATCTTTAATATCCCACATAGTAATAGGGCATCATTAATACGACTTCATAACCAATTGTTGTTGGGTATATTGACCAATTCATTGAAGGATTCTCCCTTGAGTAAGAAAGGTTCTACTTGGGGGTTCCAAAATGATAGTTCCGGGATAAATTCATCCTCTTCCAAATTAAGAAGGGTCAATAAACATAATTCTCAAATTGAATtgtataaaaaaattgtcaTGTCGTTGCCAATAACTGACAGAAACAGACTTAAAGCTATAACGAGAGAAGCGGGAAAGAAGGGATTTGTTTACTGTTCTGTATTGCAAACTcgtttgaaaaatataccTAAGATTCCAATTGTTACGAATCCAGATACTTTGAAGAGAGTTAAGACaaacaatttgaagacACCATTAGAATGGTCACAAGATATTATGAATGGGTTCAATACTCCGTTGGCTACAGATAATTATTCTTTACCTGATGCAGATTCTCTTTATTTGAGGATGGTTAGCATTGCTCGGGAGCACGGATTAGTAGGAAATGTGGATGCAAGAGGTATTGAATTACTTTCTATGGCTTTagatcattatttgaaaaacatcATTGAATTCACCATTGACACAGTTAGATACAGAAGGAAAAAATACTCTGAATACTATGATTTAAATGATGCTGGTATCTATAGACCAGTGGCTCAAGCAGCACCTGATTCggttattgaagaaattgataatatgCCGAATGCTCTAATATCGTTAACTGGAGAGGatttatataatacaatatCAATTTTCCCTAATTTGGTGAAACCCACTTCAGGAGCATATCATGATATTACAACTCTAGGGttgattaatgatgatgatctggtaataaataaaagcGGGATAGATGATTTATCTGAATTTCTAAACGAAAAGCCTCTTTTCACTCCAttagatgaaaaaaatattggtaCGAGagatgaattaaattggTTAATAAAGGATATTCTAACTAAAGAGTAA
- the YAH1 gene encoding adrenodoxin (ancestral locus Anc_6.288), which yields MFKVTIGITSLLPRRMASSSIQASTTLMRQHIFNSNTKLTISHFSTSSILRHGHLKKPVPGEELKVTFVLKDGEQKTYEVSEGETLLDIAQGNDLDMEGACGGSCACSTCHVIVDPDYYDAIPEPEDDENDMLDLAYGLTETSRLGCQVKMSKDIDGIRVALPAMTRNVNNNDFK from the coding sequence ATGTTTAAAGTTACAATCGGCATTACATCTCTGTTGCCAAGGAGGATGGCTTCTTCAAGCATACAGGCTTCGACCACATTAATGAGGCAGCACATATTTAACAGTAATACAAAGCTAACAATATCacatttttcaacatcGTCGATACTAAGGCATGGTCATCTTAAGAAACCAGTGCCAggtgaagaattgaaagtCACTTTCGTATTGAAAGACGGTGAACAAAAGACCTACGAGGTGAGTGAAGGTGAAACTCTATTAGATATAGCGCAAGGTAATGATTTAGATATGGAAGGTGCATGCGGTGGTTCATGTGCTTGCTCGACGTGTCATGTCATTGTAGATCCTGATTACTATGACGCTATTCCTGAACCagaggatgatgaaaatgatatgTTAGATTTGGCTTATGGGTTAACAGAGACTAGTCGACTAGGTTGTCAAGTTAAGATGtcaaaagatattgatggGATAAGAGTCGCACTTCCTGCCATGACAAGAAATGTTAATAATAACGATTTCAAATAA